The following proteins come from a genomic window of Aspergillus oryzae RIB40 DNA, chromosome 4:
- a CDS encoding Mrp/NBP35 family ATP-binding protein (predicted ATPase, nucleotide-binding), with protein MPLDGVKNIVLVLSGKGGVGKSSVTLQLALALTLQGKSVGILDIDLTGPSIPRLVGLEDAKITQAPGGWVPVTVHPASTNDGAQRGSLRCMSLGFLLRDRGDAVIWRGPKKTAMIRQFLSDVYWGETDYLLVDTPPGTSDEHIALAEQLLRPATTNPAAGSSTMPRLAGAVLVTTPQAVATSDVRKEVNFCVKTQIPMLGVIENMSGYTCPCCGEVTNLFSSGGGQVMAQETGVKFLGAVPVDIQFGELVEGKVVDESDDESEDGAQPEQKREQKQDEVVDERPLVERYKDCWSYSRFEGFADTLLSEIEGGVAY; from the exons ATGCCTCTAGACGGTGTCAAAAATATCGTGCTG GTTCTATCCGGCAAAGGAGGTGTCGGCAAATCCTCCGTCACCCTCCAACTTGCGCTTGCCCTCACCTTACAGGGAAAATCAGTTGGTATACTCGACATTGACTTAACAGGCCCCTCAATCCCCCGACTTGTGGGGCTTGAAGATGCAAAGATTACCCAAGCGCCCGGGGGCTGGGTCCCCGTAACAGTGCATCCGGCGTCCACAAACGATGGCGCACAACGAGGTTCTCTTCGCTGCATGTCACTGGGATTCCTGCTCCGCGATCGCGGCGACGCGGTCATCTGGCGCGGACCGAAGAAAACAGCCATGATCCGACAGTTTCTGTCTGATGTTTATTGGGGGGAGACGGACTACCTACTTGTCGATACGCCCCCTGGCACGAGTGATGAGCATATTGCTTTAGCGGAACAGTTGCTTAGACCGGCCACCACGAATCCGGCTGCTGGGTCGTCGACTATGCCGAGACTAGCGGGTGCGGTTTTAGTTACCACGCCCCAGGCGGTTGCGACGTCTGATGTCCGGAAGGAGGTGAATTTCTGTGTGAAGACGCAGATTCCTATGCTGGGCGTTATTGAGAATATGTCGGGATATACGTGTCCGTGCTGTGGGGAGGTGACGAATTTGTTTTCTAGTGGTGGGGGGCAAGTGATGGCCCAGGAGACGGGAGTGAAGTTTTTGGGTGCTGTGCCGGTGGATATCCAGTTTGGGGAGTTAGTGGAGGGGAAGGTGGTTGACGAGAGTGACGATGAGTCTGAGGATGGTGCGCAGCCGGAACAGAAACGAGAGCAGAAGCAGGAtgaggtggtggatgagcGGCCGCTGGTGGAAAGATATAAAGATTGTTGGTCATATTCCCGGTTTGAGGGATTTGCAGATACACTGCTATCTGAGATAGAGGGTGGCGTGGCGTattag
- a CDS encoding uncharacterized protein (predicted protein) produces the protein MDYKSGRRLFPHPDEIHSSLSRQRWPRFPLAHSHPVVETAGPSQQANSYRYESAVDDSARAYRTTALRHLSENSRPLAWNHGQVTQTGGGHPTSPSQPVLVRAYSGGPGDSAKTSKMSLRRSFPFTSRAETPRRGPELPSDEDFSIDGILRAIEPNIRHTLDSIGEICGRSKLSLANEYGSHIAPLGEIRAPPSGLMPVDEASSEHERQANDNVVIYDDDHSVMDGRDHRSPMQFGFMENARQSTVSRNAGFQSMPPYYGADGSSVQVHPDTPRSMGFNTTVDSASALGPLPATREIASRSKSCGRVLLATNAESSTDDRRRLIQTPALVSEVLLDAHANGHPLGTEPTIMQSQALFGSNSDSDVVRRSWGQPAVGLSVLADVFGWLKYAVRDGSDSGQTLPTAEMRLRAMLERQRDLDSSRVFANDD, from the coding sequence ATGGATTATAAGTCGGGCAGAAGACTGTTCCCCCACCCTGATGAAATCCATTCGTCCTTGTCACGTCAGAGATGGCCTCGGTTTCCTCTTGCTCACTCCCACCCAGTCGTGGAGACTGCCGGCCCATCTCAGCAAGCAAACTCTTATCGCTACGAGTCAGCTGTAGACGACTCTGCCCGGGCGTATCGCACGACTGCTTTGCGTCACTTGAGTGAAAATTCCAGGCCCCTCGCGTGGAATCACGGACAAGTAACTCAAACTGGCGGTGGCCACCCAACCTCACCCTCGCAGCCCGTCTTGGTTCGGGCCTATTCCGGTGGCCCTGGGGATAGTGCGAAAACGTCAAAGATGTCTCTACGGCGGTCGTTCCCATTCACCAGCCGCGCCGAAACCCCAAGGCGAGGTCCGGAACTTCCTTCGGACGAGGACTTCAGCATCGATGGCATTCTACGGGCTATTGAGCCTAATATTCGCCATACCTTGGACTCAATTGGGGAGATCTGTGGACGGAGTAAGCTCAGTTTAGCCAACGAATATGGTAGCCATATAGCGCCCCTTGGCGAAATCCGCGCGCCTCCTAGCGGCCTGATGCCCGTGGACGAAGCTAGCTCGGAACATGAAAGACAGGCCAACGATAATGTGGTTATTTACGATGATGACCATAGCGTTATGGATGGGAGGGATCACCGTTCACCCATGCAATTTGGATTTATGGAGAATGCTCGGCAGAGTACAGTATCTCGTAACGCTGGATTTCAATCAATGCCACCGTATTACGGTGCAGACGGATCGTCTGTCCAAGTACACCCCGACACTCCACGATCCATGGGCTTTAATACTACCGTGGATTCGGCTTCTGCGCTGGGGCCACTCCCTGCAACGCGAGAAATTGCATCCAGGTCAAAGTCATGCGGCCGGGTATTGTTGGCAACGAATGCTGAATCGAGCACAGACGACCGAAGACGATTGATTCAAACACCGGCTCTTGTGTCTGAGGTTCTCTTAGATGCTCACGCCAATGGACACCCTTTGGGAACGGAACCCACTATTATGCAAAGCCAGGCCCTCTTCGGAAGCAACTCAGACTCTGATGTAGTGCGAAGAAGCTGGGGTCAGCCGGCAGTAGGACTATCTGTGCTGGCGGATGTTTTCGGCTGGCTAAAATATGCTGTGCGCGACGGGTCAGACTCTGGTCAAACTCTGCCAACAGCTGAGATGAGACTGCGCGCGATGCTTGAGCGACAGCGGGACCTGGACTCTTCCAGAGTATTTGCAAATGATGATTAA
- a CDS encoding COG2 family protein (predicted protein) — translation MNKFRFGDSDESASDLDDDTSGLPFPEPLSRSSFLAPDFDPAKYLSSLTNRHQSLEDLRQELRDLDQLLSRELLDLVNENYQDFLSLGIALQGGEEKVEQVRVGLLAFQRDVQSVRDKVDARYREVEQLVEEKKRLRKNANVGRALLDYADRVDELERKLMIGDTTPARQGDAVKDLDTDSDLLDSESEGSEDEEIPNGVSATPLVSLKRLEHHIQKYVYLTRLSSRIGDDHPFLVSQQSRLSKIRSAVLLDLKTALEQAKIAGEKRDTKTLAVLRLYKLMGEDTSAVSALKNLKI, via the exons ATGAATAAGTTTCGC TTTGGCGACTCGGACGAGTCTGCCTCCGATCTCGACGACGATACCTCCGGACTTCCCTTTCCTGAACCATTGTCCCGTTCCTCCTTTCTCGCCCCCGACTTTGACCCCGCAAAGTACCTATCCTCCCTGACAAACCGACACCAGAGCCTTGAAGACCTACGGCAGGAATTACGCGACTTGGACCAACTGCTTAGTCGGGAGTTACTGGATCTCGTGAATGAGAACTACCAGGATTTCTTGTCGCTTGGGATTGCACTgcaaggaggggaagagaaggtagagCAAGTCCGAGTTGGACTGTTGGCATTTCAACGGGATGTCCAGTCCGTCCGCGATAAGGTTGACGCCCGGTATCGAGAGGTAGAGCAactggtggaagagaagaagcgcctACGGAAGAATGCAAATGTGGGGAGGGCCTTGTTGGATTACGCGGATCGAGTTGACGAACTGGAAAGGAAACTGATGATTGGGGACACTACGCCTGCCCGCCAAGGCGACGCTGTTAAGGACCTCGATACGGATTCCGATCTACTGGACAGTGAAAGCGAGGGaagcgaagatgaagagatacCCAACGGCGTATCAGCCACCCCCCTGGTATCACTGAAGAGGCTCGAGCATCACATCCAGAAATATGTCTATTTGACAAGATTGTCGTCGCGGATAGGTGATGATCATCCGTTCTTAGTCAGTCAACAGTCGCGACTGTCGAAAATAAGATCTGCAGTACTCTTGGACCTTAAAACTGCGCTCGAACAAGCGAAGATCGCGGGCGAGAAACGGGATACAAAAACGCTGGCCGTATTGCGTCTCTACAAACTCATGGGGGAGGACACCAGTGCAGTATCTGCACTGAAGAATCTAAAAATATAG
- a CDS encoding mitochondrial 54S ribosomal protein uL1m (ribosomal protein L1), which translates to MASYSSLMPTAARSLLSSCRSPLRQGSMAPLLSSFQQVRGAKNNPQAQGKKNKEKSKKTKKGPREFKQRDLKDMDQFALCDAMRYLRAFEVGREPATSKYEVHIRLKTMKDGPVIRNMLRFPHSVQTESRICVVCPAGSRHEKEARAAGAVLVGEQEVFDNVKKGIIEFDRLICHPDSLEALNRAGLGRVLGPRGLMPSAKTGTVVEDVASRVEMLRGGTVYRERDAVIRLPIGQLAFTPEQLRDNLRATLEQIKKDAAGLNDRINKEIYEVVLSSTNGPGFSLNGEFKSDNSPDTASLSGL; encoded by the exons ATGGCTTCCTACAGCTCACTCATGCCCACTGCGGCAAGGAGTCTCTTATCGTCATGCCGCTCTCCGCTTCGCCAGGGGTCAATGgcccctctcctctccagCTTTCAGCAGGTTCGAGGAGCCAAGAACAACCCTCAAGCACAAGGTaaaaagaacaaggaaaagagtaagaagacgaagaagggtCCTCGGGAGTTCAAACAAAGGGATCTGAAGGATATGGATCAATTCGCGCTTTGCGATGCTATGAG GTATCTTCGTGCATTCGAAGTCGGCCGTGAACCAGCTACCTCCAAATACGAAGTCCACATCcggttgaagacgatgaaagacGGTCCAGTGATTCGCAACATGCTCCGGTTTCCTCATTCAGTCCAAACAGAATCACGCATTTGTGTCGTCTGCCCTGCTGGATCTAGgcatgagaaggaggctCGTGCGGCTGGGGCCGTCCTGGTCGGAGAACAAGAGGTTTTTGATAATGTGAAGAAGGGCATCATTGAGTTCGATCGTCTGATTTGTCACCCGGATAGCTTGGAGGCTCTGAACAGGGCCGGACTGGGCAGGGTCCTCGGCCCCCGGGGACTGATGCCCAGCGCAAAGACGGGCACCGTTGTTGAGGACGTCGCTTCGAGAGTTGAAATGCTGCGTGGTGGTACGGTATACAGGGAGCGAGATGCTGTCATTCGACTTCCAATTGGGCAGCTGGCATTCACCCCTGAGCAGTTGCGAGACAATCTGCGCGCCACTCTCGAgcagatcaagaaggatgcGGCTGGCCTCAACGACCGCATAAACAAGGAGATCTACGAAGTG GTGCTGAGCTCGACCAATGGCCCTGGTTTCAGTCTGAACGGAGAGTTCAAGTCCGACAATTCCCCCGATACTGCATCTTTGAGCGGTCTGTAA
- a CDS encoding glutamate--tRNA ligase GUS1 (Glutamyl-tRNA synthetase): MPLQENEWLAQLDTFTTVDFKALDPLLQRLNTHLLLRSFIVGYSLSTADIALWGALRGNRVGISAIRKGALVNLTRWFTFLEDLCPWATSALEALNAAAKDKKTTKGKQGGANYDVALLNTDKGVVTRFPPEPSGYLHIGHAKAALLNDYFAHEKYNGTLLVRFDDTNPTKENSEFQDAIVEDLALMGIKPDKMSYTSDYFDQLYEYGVQIIKDGKAYADDTDKETMAAQRMDGLPSKRRDATVEENLARFEEMKKGSPEGLGWCIRAKISVDDKNKALRDPVIYRSNPDPHHRTGTKWKIYPTYDFACPIVDSIEGVTHALRTIEYRDRNPQYQWMLDALKLRSVQIWDFARMNFIRTLLSKRKLTKLVNEGVVWGWDDPRFPTIRGIRRRGMTIPALREFILRQGPSKNITNLDWTLIWATNKKYIDPVAPRHTALLKKDVVKATIKGAPAPYTEEKPKHVKNPSVGTKKVVYSGSILFDQEDAKSFKQDEEITLMNWGNAIVRQIVTDPSSGVVKELELDLHLEGDFKKTEKKVTWLSTDQNLVPVELVDFDYLLNKDTLQEDDALEDVLNRNTEFREDATADCNVAELKEGDIIQFERKGFYRVDKAYAPGQPAVLFYIPTGKTGGK; encoded by the exons ATGCCCCTCCAA GAGAACGAGTGGCTTGCTCAGCTTGATACTTTTACTACCGTCGATTTCAAGGCCCTCGATCCTTTGCTCCAGCGCCTTAATAcccacctccttctccgGTCCTTCATCGTCGGATACTCGCTTTCCACAGCTGACATTGCCTTGTGGGGTGCTCTCCGCGGAAACCGTGTCGGTATCTCTGCTATCAGAAAGGGGGCTCTTGTCAACTTGACTCGTTGGTTTACCTTCTTGGAAGACCTCTGTCCGTGGGCAACATCTGCCCTTGAGGCGCTGAATGCCGCAgcaaaggacaaaaagaCCACCAAGGGCAAGCAAGGCGGTGCTAACTACGACGTTGCGCTTCTGAACACTGATAAGGGCGTTGTGACCCGGTTCCCCCCTGAGCCTTCAGGATATCTCCACATTGGTCACGCCAAAGCAGCTCTTCTCAACGATTATTTCGCCCACGAGAAGTACAATGGCACATTGCTTGTCCGCTTCGATGACA CCAACCCGACCAAGGAAAACTCCGAGTTCCAGGATGCTATcgttgaagatcttgctcTCATGGGTATCAAGCCCGACAAGATGAGCTATACTAGTGACTACTTTGACCAGCTCTACGAGTATGGTGTGCAGATCATTAAGGATGGAAAAGCATACGCCGACGATACAGACAAGGAGACTATGGCGGCTCAGAGAATGGACGGTCTGCCTAGTAAGCGTCGTGATGCTACTGTTGAGGAGAACCTTGCTCGATTcgaggaaatgaaaaagggCTCTCCTGAGGGTCTTGGCTGGTGTATTCGTGCCAAG ATCTCTGTCGacgacaagaacaaggcTCTTAGAGATCCTGTTATCTACCGCTCCAACCCTGACCCACACCACCGCACGGGCACCAAGTGGAAGATCTACCCCACTTATGACTTTGCATGTCCCATTGTCGACTCTATTGAAGGTGTTACTCATGCTCTTAGAACCATTGAGTACCGTGATCGAAACCCTCAGTACCAATGGATGCTGGACGCCCTCAAACTCCGCTCGGTGCAGATCTGGGACTTTGCTCGTATGAACTTCATCCGAACCCTTCTGTCCAAGCGCAAGCTTACTAAGCTTGTTAACGAGGGCGTTgtctggggctgggatgaCCCTAGGTTCCCTACCATCCGTGGTATCAGAAGACGGGGCATGACCATCCCTGCCTTGAGGGAGTTCATTCTCAGACAAGGCCCTAGCAAGAACATCACAAACCTTGACTGGACCCTCATCTGGGCGACCAACAAGAAGTATATTGACCCGGTTGCACCCCGCCACACCGCCCTCCTTAAGAAGGACGTTGTCAAGGCAACTATTAAGGGAGCTCCCGCACCCTACACTGAAGAGAAGCCCAAGCATGTTAAGAACCCTTCAGTTGGTACGAAGAAGGTTGTTTACAGTGGCTCCATCCTATTTGACCAGGAGGATGCCAAGAGCTTCAAgcaggatgaggagatcaCCTTGATGAACTGGGGCAACGCGATTGTGCGCCAGATCGTGACTGACCCAAGCTCCGGTGTTGTTAAGGAGCTTGAGTTGGATCTGCACTTGGAAGGTGATTTCAAGAAGaccgagaagaaggtcacttGGTTGTCTACTGACCAGAACCTGGTCCCAGTGGAATTGGTCGACTTTGACTACCTTCTCAACAAGGACACCTTGCAGGAGGACGATGCTCTTGAGGACGTCCTGAACAGGAACACTGAGTTCAGGGAAGATGCTACTGCCGACTGCAATGTGGCCGAGCTGAAGGAGGGCGACATCATCCAGTTTGAGCGTAAGGGATTTTACCGTGTGGACAAGGCTTATGCACCGGGCCAGCCGGCTGTTTTGTTCTACATCCCCACGGGAAAGACCGGAGGTAAATAA
- a CDS encoding putative plasma membrane H(+)ATPase (plasma membrane H+-transporting ATPase): protein MAEQGGASNDVERVAQAPGSQGRLSTSEGHASRRISRVSYKEDWANLDEYGKLVKYASTYREGGRGDETQGEEEVRRVWYAPWKKRKVLVRHVNQDEGQFPEDWLLTDIHQGLSSNEASNRRRRAGWNELVSEKENPIAKILSYFRGPILYVMELAVLLAAGLDDWIDFGVIIGILCLNAAVGWYQEKQAADVVASLKGDIAMRTTVVRDGQEQEILARELVPGDVIIIGDGQVVPADARIICDVKDPNGWEEFKTMQNQGDLSSTSESDIEEAEGEKEKNKEGDDEKSQKPKKRGYPILACDHSAITGESLAVDRYMGEMIYYTTGCKRGKAYAVVQTSAKLSFVGRTATMVQAAQGAGHFEKVMDNIGTSLLILVMAWILAAWIGGFFRHIPIASPRQQTLLHYTLALLIVGVPVGLPVVTTTTMAVGAAYLAKKKAIVQKLTAIESLAGVNVLCSDKTGTLTANKLSIRNPYVAEGVDVDWMFAVAVLASSHNIDSLDPIDKVTILTLRQYPKAREILRRGWKTEKFQPFDPVSKRIVTIASCDGIRYTCTKGAPKAVLQLTNCSKQTADLYKAKAQEFAHRGFRSLGVAVQKEGEEWTLLGMLPMFDPPREDTAQTIHEAQNLGISVKMLTGDALAIAKETCKMLALGTKVYNSDKLIHGGLSGAMAGDLVEKADGFAEVFPEHKYQVVQMLQDRGHLTAMTGDGVNDAPSLKKSDCGIAVEGATEAAQSASDIVFLEPGLSTIIDSIKVARQIFHRMKAYIQYRIALCLHLEIYLVTSMIIINESIRVELVVFLALFADLATVAVAYDNASFELRPVQWQLPKIWFISCLLGLLLAMGTWVVRGSMFLPSGGIIQNWGSIQEVIFLEVALTENWLIFITRGADTWPSIHLVTAILGVDVLATIFCLFGWFTNQDMPTKPADKFVETTNGWTDIVTVVRIWGYSLGVTIVIALVYFMLNKFKWLDDLGREKRDKGDLKIENLLGHLARLTVEYERPGQPPARFYLAAPKEEEEVE from the exons ATGGCCGAGCAAGGCGGTGCCTCGAATGACGTGGAACGTGTAGCTCAAGCACCGGGATCTCAGGGTCGACTTTCTACCTCTGAGGGACACGCATCTAGGCGTATCTCCCGAGTGTCTTACAAGGAAGATTGGGCCAATCTTGACGAATATGGCAAGCTGGTCAAGTACGCATCGACCTACCGCGAGGGCGGCCGAGGTGATGAAACacagggagaggaagaggtgagaCGAGTCTGGTATGCTCCCTGGAAGAAACGCAAGGTCCTTGTTCGACATGTGAACCAAGATGAGGGCCAGTTCCCGGAAGACTGGCTACTCACCGACATCCATCAAGGTCTGTCCAGCAATGAGGCTTCAAATAGGCGTCGCAGAGCGGGATGGAACGAGCTGGTTtctgagaaggagaatccCATTGCTAAGATCCTATCATACTTTAGAGGTCCTATTTTGTATG TTATGGAGCTGGCCGTTCTTCTTGCAGCAGGTCTAGATGACTGGATCGATTTCGGTGTCATCATTGGTATCCTGTGTCTGAATGCAGCTGTCGGTTGGTACCAGGAGAAACAAGCTGCCGATGTTGTCGCCAGCCTCAAGGGAGATATTGCAATGAGGACAACAGTCGTCCGTGATggccaggaacaggagaTTCTGGCCCGCGAGCTCGTACCCGGTGATGTG ATCATAATCGGTGACGGCCAAGTTGTCCCCGCCGATGCACGGATAATCTGCGATGTGAAAGATCCAAACGGATGGGAAGAATTCAAGACAATGCAGAATCAGGGCGACCTGAGCAGCACATCCGAATCCGACATTGAAGAGGCTgaaggtgaaaaggaaaagaacaaagaaggtgatgatgaaaagtcacagaagcccaagaagcgCGGTTATCCTATCCTGGCTTGTGATCATTCAGCTATTACCGGAGAGTCTCTGGCAGTCGATCGTTATATGGGCGAAATGATCTATTACACGACAGGGTGTAAGCGTGGCAAAGCATATGCCGTTGTTCAGACTTCTGCAAAGCTCTCGTTCGTGGGTAGAACAGCGACGATGGTGCAGGCGGCCCAAGGAGCAGGTCATTTCGAAAAGGTCATGGATAACATCGGTACCtcgcttctcatcctcgtcatggCATGGATCCTGGCTGCATGGATTGGCGGTTTCTTCCGGCATATCCCGATTGCTTCCCCTCGCCAGCAAACGCTTCTCCACTACACCCTGGCTTTGTTGATTGTCGGCGTCCCTGTCGGTCTCCCCGTCGTTACAACCACTACCATGGCTGTAGGAGCAGCATACCttgcgaagaaaaaggctatAGTGCAGAAGCTTACTGCAATCGAGTCGCTTGCG GGTGTTAATGTCTTGTGTTCTGATAAAACCGGCACTCTCACAGCAAACAAGCTGAGCATTCGAAACCCATATGTGGCTGAAGGTGTAGACGTCGACTGGATGTTTGCCGTGGCAGTTTTGGCGTCGTCTCACAACATCGATTCGCTAGACCCGATCGACAAGGTCACTATTTTGACCCTTAGGCAATACCCCAAGGCACGGGAGATTCTGCGTAGAGGgtggaagacagaaaaatTTCAACCATTTGACCCGGTTTCCAAGCGTATCGTTACAATCGCCAGTTGTGATGGAATCAGATATACCTGCACCAAGGGCGCACCCAAGGCTGTGCTTCAGTTGACAAACTGTTCTAAACAGACTGCCGATTTGTACAAAGCCAAAGCGCAGGAATTTGCACACAGAGGCTTCCGATCTCTGGGAGTTGCAGTccagaaagaaggagaggaatgGACCCTCCTCGGTATGCTGCCGATGTTTGATCCGCCCCGAGAGGACACGGCGCAAACGATCCACGAGGCACAGAATTTGGGCATCAGCGTCAAAATGCTTACAGGTGACGCATTAGCCATCGCTAAAGAGACTTGCAAGATGCTCGCCCTCGGAACCAAGGTATATAATTCAGACAAGCTCATTCATGGAGGGCTTAGTGGTGCAATGGCAGGAGACTTAGTGGAAAAAGCAGACGGTTTTGCAGAGGTGTTCCCTGAACACAAATATCAAGTTGTTCAGATGCTTCAGGACCGAGGTCATCTCACCGCAATGACTGGTGACGGTGTTAATGATGCGCCTTCATTGAAGAAATCCGACTGTGGTATTGCAGTAGAAGGAGCTACGGAGGCAGCACAATCTGCTTCGGACATTGTCTTCTTGGAACCAGGCCTGTCAACGATCATTGATTCGATTAAAGTTGCTCGGCAAATTTTCCATCGCATGAAAGCATATATCCAATATCGTATTGCTCTCTGCTTGCATTTAGAGATCTACCTGGTCACGTCGATGATAATCATCAACGAGAGCATCCGTGTCGAGTTGGTAGTCTTCCTTGCTTTATTCGCTGATCTTGCCACTGTTGCGGTTGCTTATGATAATGCATCGTTTGAGCTGCGGCCTGTGCAATGGCAACTTCCGAAGATCTGGTTCATTTCATGTCTGCTAGGCCTTTTGCTTGCCATGGGAACTTGGGTAGTTCGCGGTTCCATGTTCCTCCCGTCAGGTGGTATTATCCAGAACTGGGGCTCAATTCAAGAAGTGATCTTCCTCGAAGTCGCTCTCACAGAAAACTGGCTTATCTTTATTACGCGTGGTGCCGACACATGGCCTTCAATCCATCTAGTTACCGCCATTCTGGGTGTGGACGTTTTGGCAACCATTTTCTGCTTGTTTGGTTGGTTCACTAACCAAGATATGCCCACCAAGCCTGCCGACAAATTCGTTGAAACAACTAACGGCTGGACTGATATTGTCACGGTGGTCCGAATCTGGGGTTACTCTCTGGGCGTGACTATTGTTATCGCATTGGTATATTTCATGCTCAATAAGTTCAAATGGCTTGATGACCTGGGTCGAGAGAAGCGCGACAAGGGTGACCTCAAAATTGAAAATCTGCTTGGTCATCTTGCTCGCTTGACCGTTGAGTATGAGAGACCTGGACAGCCGCCAGCTCGATTTTACTTGGCTGCtcccaaggaggaagaggaagttgagtAA
- a CDS encoding NAD(P)/FAD-dependent oxidoreductase (thioredoxin reductase), which produces MAPKSLFYTLFSSLTVALAASVPQTDYEVIVVGGGPAGLTALSGLSRVRRKTALFDSHEYRNAATRNMHDVIGNDGTVPSEFRGLAREQISRYDTATFIDKRVNTIETVSDEATNTSYFRAQDADGKAYTARKVVLGTGLVDILPDVPGLQEAWGKGVYWCPWCDGYEHRDQPFGILGALPDVVGSVLEVYTLNTDIIAFVNGTQTPDQEAELAKKYPNWEAQLEAYNVRLENETIASFERIQDGSWVKDRNGTRQIDIFRVHFTNGSSVDRNAFITNYPSEQRSDLPKQLGLAMLGNKIDATTNPGMRTSLPGVWAIGDCNSDNSTNVPHAMFSGKKAAVFAHVEMAKEESNTAIDKRDDFVKEVEKRMGNDMEKIYNRSRGL; this is translated from the exons ATGGCTCCTAAGTCTCTTTTCTAcactcttttctcctccctcacCGTTGCCCTCGCGGCATCCGTCCCTCAAACCGACTATGAAGTGATCGTCGTGGGAGGCGGTCCCGCTGGTCTCACTGCGCTTAGCGGTTTATCCCGTGTAAGACGCAAGACGGCTCTCTTCGACTCCCATGAGTATCGCAACGCTGCTACGCGGAACATGCACGATGTGATCGGCAATGATG GCACCGTACCCAGTGAATTCCGCGGTCTGGCCCGCGAGCAGATCTCCCGGTACGACACCGCAACCTTCATCGACAAGAGAGTCAACACAATTGAGACTGTCTCTGATGAGGCCACGAACACCTCATACTTCCGGGCCCAAGACGCCGATGGCAAGGCGTACACCGCCCGCAAAGTCGTCCTGGGCACGGGTCTCGTAGACATTCTCCCCGACGTACCGGGTCTGCAGGAAGCCTGGGGCAAGGGCGTGTACTGGTGCCCGTGGTGCGATGGATATGAGCACCGGGACCAGCCATTCGGTATCCTGGGTGCGCTCCCGGATGTCGTCGGCAGCGTGTTGGAAGTATACACCCTGAACACGGATATCATTGCTTTCGTGAACGGTACGCAGACGCCGGACCAGGAGGCCGAATTGGCGAAGAAATACCCCAACTGGGAGGCCCAGCTGGAGGCGTACAATGTGCGCCTGGAGAACGAAACAATTGCGTCCTTCGAGCGCATCCAGGATGGCAGCTGGGTGAAGGACAGGAACGGTACCAGACAGATTGATATTTTCCGTGTTCATTTCACCAATGGCTCGTCGGTTGATCGTAATGCCTTCATTACCAACTACCCCAGTGAGCAGCGGTCGGATCTTCCCAAACAGCTGGGTCTGGCGATGCTCGGTAACAAGATTGATGCCACTACGAACCCTGGTATGAGGACTAGCCTGCCTGGTGTCTGGGCTATTGGCGACTGCAACAGCGATAATAGCACCAATGTGCCTCACGCTATGTTCAGTGGCAAGAAGGCTGCTGTATTTGCTCATG TCGAAATGGCTAAGGAGGAGTCTAACACGGCCATTGACAAGCGTGATGACTTTGTGAAGGAGGTTGAAAAGCGTATGGGCAAtgatatggagaagatctaTAATCGGTCTAGAGGCCTGTGA